In Flavobacterium gelatinilyticum, a genomic segment contains:
- a CDS encoding DUF5808 domain-containing protein — protein MNYNEPSEEEKNNWQNDPKNWIWGIFYYNPKDKRLFPPKKIKEFGYTTNFANPNSVFALILLLAVLIIIGRFIK, from the coding sequence ATGAATTACAATGAACCATCTGAAGAAGAAAAAAACAATTGGCAGAATGATCCAAAGAACTGGATTTGGGGTATATTTTATTATAATCCGAAAGACAAAAGATTGTTTCCTCCCAAAAAAATAAAAGAGTTTGGTTATACCACTAATTTTGCAAATCCTAATTCTGTTTTTGCCCTAATTCTTCTGCTTGCGGTTCTTATAATAATAGGCAGATTTATAAAATAA
- a CDS encoding helix-turn-helix domain-containing protein — protein MDTSKELLFFFSALGSFNGIILGVYFFFFTRKKYLTNYFLGALLFALSIRIGKSVFVYFHPELPKMYLQLGLTACFFIGPCLYYFMRSAVEEINIMPNSWKLIFAFWGTLIITVGILYPYEVYPKLWGYYLIRIIYFQWFVYIAFSAFTIRRVLQKIFDRKQKAIPAEKWFGMLFLGNFLLFLFYFLAIMGASVATYIGGAVVFSFILYLIISILLYRKKTDDLFLLNGPKVSGKKIETAEALIWSEKLENVMNEKGLYKNPNLTLQDLSQEINISSHQLSQFLNNNLGKNFTSFVNEFRISAACKIIASNDKLTLESVGYDVGFNSKSTFFAAFKKHTGTTPLNYQIQALHT, from the coding sequence ATGGATACCAGTAAAGAACTTTTATTCTTTTTTAGTGCTTTGGGATCTTTTAACGGAATTATTCTGGGCGTTTATTTTTTCTTTTTCACACGGAAAAAATACCTGACCAATTATTTCCTTGGCGCACTTTTGTTTGCTTTAAGCATCCGGATTGGGAAATCAGTATTCGTTTATTTTCATCCCGAACTTCCAAAAATGTATCTGCAGTTAGGGCTTACAGCCTGCTTTTTCATAGGACCTTGTTTGTATTATTTCATGCGTTCAGCAGTTGAAGAAATTAATATAATGCCAAATTCATGGAAACTCATCTTTGCTTTTTGGGGAACTTTAATTATAACAGTCGGAATTTTATATCCGTACGAAGTATATCCAAAACTCTGGGGATATTATCTAATAAGAATAATTTATTTTCAGTGGTTTGTTTACATTGCTTTTTCGGCATTTACTATTCGAAGGGTTTTGCAGAAAATTTTTGATAGAAAACAAAAAGCAATTCCGGCTGAAAAATGGTTCGGGATGCTTTTTCTGGGAAATTTTCTCTTGTTTCTTTTTTACTTTTTAGCCATTATGGGAGCTTCTGTTGCTACTTATATAGGTGGTGCTGTTGTTTTTTCCTTTATTTTGTACCTGATTATTTCCATTCTTTTATACCGAAAAAAAACCGACGATTTGTTTCTGCTGAATGGCCCAAAGGTTTCAGGTAAAAAAATAGAGACAGCCGAAGCTTTGATCTGGTCTGAAAAACTGGAAAATGTTATGAACGAAAAAGGCTTATATAAAAATCCGAATTTAACACTTCAGGATTTATCACAGGAAATTAATATTTCGAGCCATCAGTTGTCGCAGTTTCTGAATAACAATCTCGGAAAGAATTTTACCAGTTTTGTAAATGAATTCAGAATCAGCGCAGCGTGTAAAATTATTGCTTCGAATGATAAGTTAACGCTTGAATCTGTTGGTTATGATGTAGGATTTAATTCGAAATCGACTTTTTTTGCCGCCTTTAAAAAACATACTGGAACCACTCCCTTAAATTATCAAATTCAGGCTTTACATACCTAA
- a CDS encoding TonB-dependent receptor domain-containing protein produces the protein MRFLILVFIYVYCFLLSVNSSQAQTIQKISGRVINSNNELMMGTASVLSITDSTSIRQQDFLDGVFQISAINQKEILLKLTSAEFADRFLRVSYNGNETADLGTIMVSAHNNQLNEVVVKSQSSLLKYGIDGNIDVNVNGTVLAASSSVNELLSRVPNVVVAEGQISVLGKGEAIIFLNGILINYERFAAIPVSQITKIEVISNPSSRFDAEGKAVVNIITKQNIENGIMGTTNQHITVSKFAGTSTNTLFDFNYSKGKFAFISNYGLQLGKGRELLYTTRTRPNPDEYMKSVLTTDWLRQFNNYSNFGLGLQYTFSKKNYVSLAYSGNIEDLGGRVISRNSIDNTSGNSFYATDVNKNDVLLNQFINLNYNVITDNKGSSLFIGSQYSNYNSTIRDFIEENSQVDENSGQKYLKNNVGSKINIVTAQGDYVRNISEKTKLEMGVKFSYAKVKSGTDFLIADADDMNFEFNDELSSDFRYNENINAGYFTYKTSIGKKLNLSAGARAEWTTYDLYTNANGIKNFSKSYGNFFPNLLLNMNFSEDFKGHFSYVSRITRPRYQALNPYVVYQDPFTTIEGNPNLVPEKIQAFEIGAMYKKFDFKVGYTFKVDPISGAALRGDTPNSYVLKAINLEKGHVFFSSLSRSFTLKWWNSANTINMNLTKSTDHFYSYVFSPVKPQFYFYSNNTFTIPKLFKLQLMAWYLGDRGYGLGTDNSRSTVTLGIEKNFFKEALKLNFTANDIFHKFMVSGDYNVGQTQIYYHRTYTSNYFKLIAVYSFGSSKKTAYKKTEIEQTENNRAR, from the coding sequence ATGAGGTTTTTAATTTTGGTTTTCATTTATGTGTATTGTTTTCTTCTAAGTGTAAATTCGTCACAGGCACAAACAATTCAAAAAATTTCAGGCAGGGTCATCAATTCCAATAATGAATTGATGATGGGAACGGCATCTGTATTGTCTATTACAGATTCAACTAGTATCAGACAGCAGGATTTTTTGGATGGTGTTTTTCAGATCTCGGCAATCAATCAAAAAGAAATTCTTTTAAAACTAACCTCGGCAGAATTTGCTGATCGGTTTCTGCGTGTCAGTTACAACGGAAATGAAACAGCAGATTTAGGTACTATTATGGTTTCCGCACACAACAATCAGTTAAATGAAGTAGTTGTAAAAAGCCAGTCCTCATTATTAAAATACGGGATTGACGGAAATATCGACGTGAATGTAAACGGAACCGTTTTGGCGGCAAGCAGTTCTGTAAACGAATTATTGAGCCGGGTTCCGAATGTAGTAGTGGCCGAAGGACAAATAAGTGTTCTGGGAAAAGGCGAAGCAATTATTTTCCTGAACGGAATATTGATTAATTACGAAAGATTTGCTGCGATTCCGGTTTCGCAGATTACCAAAATCGAAGTGATTTCGAACCCGTCTTCGAGATTCGATGCCGAAGGAAAAGCGGTTGTTAATATTATTACCAAACAAAACATCGAAAACGGTATCATGGGTACGACAAACCAGCACATAACGGTTTCTAAATTTGCGGGAACAAGCACCAATACACTTTTTGATTTTAATTATTCGAAAGGGAAATTTGCTTTTATTTCCAATTATGGACTACAGCTCGGAAAAGGACGCGAATTATTGTACACCACCAGGACACGCCCTAATCCGGATGAATACATGAAATCGGTTCTCACAACAGACTGGTTGAGGCAGTTTAATAATTATTCCAATTTCGGACTTGGACTTCAGTATACATTTTCTAAAAAGAATTATGTATCATTGGCATACAGCGGCAATATTGAAGATTTGGGCGGCAGGGTTATAAGCCGAAATTCAATTGACAATACTTCGGGAAACAGTTTTTATGCAACCGATGTAAATAAGAATGATGTACTGTTGAATCAGTTTATTAATCTCAATTATAATGTCATTACTGACAACAAAGGCTCATCATTATTTATTGGATCGCAATATTCGAATTATAATAGTACAATCAGGGATTTTATAGAAGAAAACAGTCAGGTTGATGAAAATTCAGGACAGAAATATTTAAAGAATAATGTGGGAAGTAAAATTAATATTGTAACCGCACAAGGAGATTACGTCAGAAATATAAGTGAGAAAACCAAACTCGAAATGGGAGTAAAGTTTAGTTACGCCAAAGTAAAATCCGGAACCGATTTTTTGATTGCAGATGCCGATGATATGAATTTTGAATTTAACGATGAACTGTCAAGTGACTTTAGATATAACGAAAATATTAATGCCGGCTATTTTACCTATAAAACTTCAATAGGAAAAAAACTGAACCTGTCTGCCGGAGCCAGAGCCGAATGGACAACTTATGATTTGTATACCAATGCAAACGGAATCAAGAATTTTAGTAAAAGCTACGGAAACTTTTTTCCGAATTTACTTTTGAACATGAATTTCTCCGAAGATTTTAAAGGACATTTCTCTTATGTTTCCAGAATTACCCGGCCGCGCTATCAGGCATTAAATCCGTATGTTGTCTATCAGGATCCTTTTACCACAATAGAAGGAAACCCAAATCTGGTTCCCGAAAAAATACAGGCTTTTGAAATTGGTGCAATGTATAAAAAGTTTGATTTTAAAGTTGGTTATACTTTTAAAGTTGATCCTATCAGCGGTGCTGCATTACGCGGTGATACGCCCAATAGTTATGTTTTAAAAGCCATAAACCTCGAAAAAGGACATGTGTTTTTTAGTTCGCTTTCGAGATCTTTTACTTTAAAGTGGTGGAACTCGGCTAATACCATCAATATGAATTTAACCAAATCAACAGATCATTTTTATTCGTATGTTTTTAGTCCTGTAAAACCACAGTTTTATTTCTATTCTAATAATACGTTTACAATCCCGAAGTTATTTAAACTTCAGCTTATGGCCTGGTATTTAGGAGACCGGGGCTACGGATTAGGAACCGACAACAGCCGTTCGACTGTAACTTTAGGAATCGAAAAAAACTTTTTTAAAGAGGCGCTAAAACTCAATTTTACAGCAAATGATATCTTTCATAAGTTTATGGTTTCGGGAGATTATAATGTAGGACAAACCCAGATTTATTATCACAGAACGTACACCAGTAATTACTTTAAATTAATAGCGGTTTATAGTTTTGGAAGTTCAAAAAAGACGGCTTATAAAAAAACTGAAATTGAACAGACGGAGAATAATAGGGCGAGATAG
- a CDS encoding peptidase domain-containing ABC transporter: MKQLLKAHTLQLDQSDCGPACLLSLIKLYNGNSSLEKIRELSGTTRQGTTLLGLYQAANQLGFTADGCEADIESLIAHDNPVILHVLIENQLEHYIVCYRYSKEDGFVIGDPAKGIYNLSIQELEKIWLSKSCLTLMPNDSFTTKKMAKNNQRNWFINLIKEDYKLIWNSILLGIFVAGLGLAMALFSQKLIDDILPSHNSKKLISGIILLSILLFARVGISVLRQYFILRQSKDFNNRINNNFFSSLLHLQKSFFDTRKTGELVSRLNDTQRIQNVIKIVTSSLIIDILAVVISSVLLFYYSWQAGLISVLSLPLYFLIIYRHNKKIMLSQKEIMKSAAMNEGNFITSIQGISTIKNDNKQEIFDHLNQTIFGLYQQKIFNLGKINITMSWQSGLASVIFLIGILIYTSLQVFNNEIKIGELMAVLGIVGSLLPSIANLALISIPINEAKIAFNRMYEFASVEKEQEDGTKIHEIQKIEIQNLSFRFPGRSELFQNLNLKIEKGKFTAIVGESGSGKSTLGQILQRFYSFENGHIILNDHYHIKETELKSYRNLIAVIPQEITIFNGNIIDNILVGTTDTIENLSSFIEEYNFGSYFNLLPQGLMTLVGEEGINLSGGQKQLIAFARALYKKPHFLILDEATSAMDRNTENFIMQLLEKIKPDCAVFFISHRLNKLKNSADTIYILENKTITKSGSHDKLMESDNFYSEYWKDNNL, from the coding sequence ATGAAGCAATTATTAAAAGCCCATACTCTACAACTTGATCAGTCAGATTGCGGTCCCGCCTGTTTATTGTCTCTTATAAAATTATATAATGGTAATAGTTCATTAGAAAAAATAAGGGAATTAAGCGGCACAACCAGACAGGGAACTACTTTACTGGGTTTATATCAGGCAGCGAATCAGCTGGGTTTTACCGCCGACGGCTGTGAGGCGGATATTGAATCATTAATTGCTCATGATAACCCTGTTATTCTTCATGTTTTAATCGAAAATCAATTAGAACATTATATCGTTTGTTACCGCTACAGTAAAGAAGATGGTTTTGTGATAGGCGATCCGGCTAAAGGGATTTATAATCTATCTATACAGGAATTAGAAAAAATATGGCTCTCGAAATCTTGTTTAACACTTATGCCAAATGATAGTTTTACAACTAAAAAAATGGCAAAGAATAATCAGAGAAACTGGTTTATAAATTTAATAAAAGAAGATTATAAACTAATTTGGAATTCTATTCTGCTTGGAATTTTCGTTGCAGGATTGGGATTGGCAATGGCACTTTTTTCTCAAAAACTAATCGATGATATTCTGCCTTCTCACAACAGCAAAAAATTAATTTCCGGGATTATTTTATTAAGCATTCTTCTTTTTGCGCGCGTAGGAATATCCGTTTTAAGACAATATTTCATTCTTCGGCAGTCTAAAGATTTTAATAACCGGATTAACAACAATTTTTTTTCCTCTTTGCTGCATCTACAAAAATCTTTTTTCGATACCCGAAAAACCGGAGAGCTTGTTTCGCGATTAAATGATACGCAGCGTATACAAAACGTAATTAAAATTGTTACAAGCTCACTTATAATAGACATTTTGGCTGTTGTAATTTCATCTGTATTACTTTTCTATTACTCTTGGCAGGCAGGTTTGATTTCTGTACTAAGTCTGCCGTTATATTTCTTGATAATTTATCGCCATAATAAAAAAATAATGCTTTCACAAAAAGAAATCATGAAGAGTGCTGCTATGAATGAAGGGAATTTCATCACTTCAATTCAGGGAATTTCGACGATAAAAAACGACAATAAACAAGAGATATTCGATCATTTAAATCAAACCATTTTTGGACTATATCAGCAAAAAATATTTAATCTCGGAAAAATCAATATTACCATGTCATGGCAGTCAGGACTGGCGAGTGTTATTTTTTTAATAGGTATTTTAATTTATACTTCACTTCAGGTATTTAATAACGAAATTAAAATTGGTGAGTTGATGGCGGTTTTAGGCATTGTAGGTTCATTATTACCATCAATCGCCAATTTAGCTTTAATTTCAATTCCTATAAATGAAGCTAAAATTGCCTTTAACCGAATGTATGAATTTGCTTCTGTCGAAAAAGAACAAGAAGATGGTACAAAAATTCATGAGATTCAGAAAATCGAAATTCAAAATCTTTCCTTCCGGTTTCCCGGACGAAGCGAGCTTTTTCAGAATCTAAATCTTAAAATAGAAAAAGGAAAATTCACGGCAATTGTGGGCGAAAGCGGCTCCGGTAAAAGCACTCTTGGACAAATACTGCAGCGCTTTTACAGTTTTGAAAACGGGCATATTATTTTAAATGACCACTATCATATTAAGGAAACAGAACTTAAAAGTTATAGAAACCTAATAGCAGTTATTCCACAAGAAATAACCATATTCAATGGAAATATAATTGACAATATTCTTGTTGGAACAACTGATACGATTGAAAATTTATCTTCTTTTATTGAAGAATATAATTTTGGCTCTTACTTTAATTTACTCCCACAGGGGCTTATGACCCTTGTAGGTGAAGAAGGGATTAACTTAAGCGGCGGGCAAAAACAGTTAATAGCTTTTGCAAGAGCTTTATATAAAAAACCTCATTTTTTAATTCTTGACGAGGCGACTTCTGCTATGGATCGCAATACTGAAAATTTCATAATGCAATTGCTTGAAAAAATAAAACCAGATTGCGCTGTATTTTTTATTTCGCATCGACTTAATAAACTTAAAAATAGTGCCGACACAATTTATATTTTAGAAAACAAAACGATAACAAAATCAGGCAGTCATGATAAACTAATGGAATCCGATAATTTTTACAGCGAGTATTGGAAAGACAATAATTTATGA
- a CDS encoding TlpA family protein disulfide reductase: MKKSLGIILLLLFFGVCIFLGYSIISKINYKKEVQKHIKTIPEFSFLNSEGQPFTHKNLKKGIPVIFIYFNTECEYCHEEASMIEQYRDRFKDFQLLFISFEKPEKIRKFSQHYKLDHYDHVHFLFDSQAAFASAFDAQSLPCIILYDKNHNLIDKIKGQVKPENLFKKLNNQKSL, from the coding sequence ATGAAAAAATCACTTGGCATCATTCTCCTATTATTATTTTTTGGTGTTTGTATTTTTCTTGGTTATAGTATAATCTCCAAAATAAATTACAAAAAAGAAGTTCAAAAGCATATCAAAACCATTCCCGAATTCTCTTTTCTAAATTCAGAAGGACAGCCTTTTACACATAAAAATTTGAAAAAAGGAATTCCTGTAATCTTCATCTATTTTAATACAGAATGCGAATACTGTCATGAAGAAGCTAGTATGATAGAACAATACAGAGATCGATTTAAGGATTTTCAGCTACTGTTTATCTCATTTGAAAAACCGGAAAAAATTAGAAAATTTTCTCAACATTATAAATTAGATCATTATGATCACGTTCATTTTTTATTTGACAGCCAAGCTGCTTTCGCTTCTGCATTTGATGCTCAGTCACTGCCCTGCATAATACTGTATGACAAAAACCATAACCTAATTGACAAAATAAAAGGACAGGTAAAGCCAGAGAATCTATTTAAAAAACTGAATAACCAAAAGTCTTTGTGA
- a CDS encoding helix-turn-helix domain-containing protein, with protein MNKIVGNNLKKMRKAKNMTQEEVADFLKISQSAYARMEQGQSTSWTIHFNKICKVFEVTPEELVRKEIGNEAYEKLMGKVRLTDIEMMSAYRKIIKHYELQIEDLKTIIKHLNKGKN; from the coding sequence ATGAATAAAATCGTAGGAAATAATTTAAAAAAGATGCGTAAGGCTAAAAACATGACGCAGGAAGAAGTGGCTGATTTTTTGAAGATATCTCAATCTGCGTATGCAAGAATGGAACAAGGACAAAGTACTTCATGGACAATTCATTTTAATAAAATATGCAAGGTTTTTGAAGTCACGCCCGAAGAACTGGTTAGAAAAGAAATAGGAAATGAAGCGTATGAAAAACTTATGGGTAAAGTACGATTAACAGATATTGAAATGATGAGTGCGTACAGAAAAATAATAAAACATTATGAATTACAGATTGAAGATCTGAAAACCATTATTAAACATTTAAATAAAGGAAAGAATTGA
- a CDS encoding aspartate kinase gives MRVFKFGGASVKDADGIKNVYDVLQKAGYEDVILVVSAMGKTTNALEVVIKNYFDKSDELASSVQEIKKYHNQILLDLFEDENNDVFAAVDAQFAELEYFLAHNKSPNYNFVYDQVVSFGELISTNILSHYMNFRGIQTQWLDVRNFIKTNANYRDAEVDWEATQENISKNVPRKQLNITQGFLGADENNFTTTLGREGSDYTAGIFAYCLNAESVTIWKDVPGVMNADPRYFENASLLNQISYREAIELAFYGATVIHPKTLQPLQKKEIPLYVKSFVNPLLKGTCVSKGVDLEPQYPCFIVKREQLLISLSSIDFSFIMEENISEIFGLFHEFKIKVNLIQNSAISFSVCVEDKFGNFNDLNAILSKKFKVDYSENVTLYTIRHFTENAAQTVEANKEVLLKQVSRETMQIVTKELN, from the coding sequence ATGAGAGTATTTAAATTTGGAGGAGCATCTGTAAAAGATGCAGATGGAATTAAAAACGTTTACGACGTTTTACAAAAAGCAGGTTATGAAGATGTTATTCTGGTAGTTTCGGCTATGGGAAAGACAACAAATGCTCTTGAAGTCGTAATCAAGAATTATTTTGACAAATCTGATGAGTTAGCTTCTTCTGTACAGGAAATAAAAAAATATCACAATCAAATCTTATTAGATTTATTTGAAGATGAAAATAATGACGTTTTTGCAGCTGTAGACGCTCAGTTTGCTGAACTGGAATATTTTCTGGCTCACAATAAATCTCCTAATTATAATTTTGTTTACGATCAGGTGGTTAGTTTCGGGGAATTGATCTCGACTAATATCTTAAGTCATTATATGAATTTCAGAGGCATTCAGACACAATGGCTTGATGTTCGTAATTTCATTAAGACAAATGCCAATTACAGAGATGCCGAAGTGGACTGGGAAGCTACTCAGGAAAACATCAGCAAAAATGTACCAAGAAAACAACTAAATATTACGCAGGGATTTTTAGGGGCCGATGAAAATAACTTTACCACTACTTTGGGCCGTGAAGGTTCTGATTATACTGCCGGAATTTTTGCTTACTGCTTAAATGCCGAAAGCGTAACAATCTGGAAAGACGTTCCTGGTGTTATGAATGCCGACCCGCGTTATTTTGAAAATGCCAGTCTGCTTAATCAGATTTCGTATCGTGAAGCAATCGAATTGGCGTTTTATGGTGCAACGGTTATTCACCCAAAAACGTTACAGCCGTTACAGAAAAAAGAAATTCCTTTATATGTAAAATCGTTCGTGAATCCGCTGCTAAAAGGAACCTGTGTTTCTAAAGGAGTCGATTTAGAACCGCAATATCCATGTTTTATTGTAAAAAGAGAACAGCTTTTAATTTCACTTTCATCCATTGATTTCTCTTTTATTATGGAAGAAAACATTAGTGAAATTTTTGGTTTATTCCACGAATTTAAAATCAAAGTAAACCTGATTCAGAATTCGGCTATTAGTTTCTCTGTTTGCGTAGAAGATAAATTCGGTAACTTTAACGACCTGAATGCGATTCTTTCAAAAAAATTCAAAGTAGATTACAGTGAAAATGTAACCTTATATACAATCCGTCACTTTACAGAAAATGCAGCGCAGACTGTTGAGGCAAACAAAGAGGTTTTACTAAAACAAGTAAGCCGCGAAACGATGCAGATTGTTACCAAAGAATTAAATTAA
- a CDS encoding GNAT family N-acetyltransferase, which yields MNIRKGNPEDMKSVLGLIQELAIFEKEPDAVVITEEDLVRDGFGEKPLFQVFVAEIESDSEDSKNGKEIVGIALFYYRYSTWKGKTIHLEDLIVKEKMRGTGLGSALYAEIMKQGKRDNVRRIEWNVLDWNTPAVKFYENSGAKILEEWRVVQMDETGINSFLEKL from the coding sequence ATGAATATTAGAAAAGGAAATCCCGAAGACATGAAATCGGTTTTGGGATTAATACAGGAGCTGGCAATATTCGAAAAAGAACCCGATGCTGTAGTGATTACAGAAGAGGATTTAGTACGTGACGGATTTGGCGAAAAACCGCTTTTTCAGGTTTTTGTGGCCGAGATTGAAAGTGATTCTGAAGACAGTAAAAATGGAAAAGAAATAGTAGGTATCGCATTATTCTACTATCGCTATTCGACCTGGAAAGGAAAAACCATACATCTTGAAGATTTAATTGTAAAAGAAAAAATGCGTGGCACTGGTTTAGGATCTGCTCTTTATGCTGAAATCATGAAACAGGGAAAAAGAGACAACGTACGCAGAATCGAGTGGAATGTCCTTGACTGGAATACCCCGGCTGTAAAATTCTACGAGAACTCAGGCGCAAAAATTCTCGAAGAATGGCGAGTGGTACAAATGGATGAAACGGGAATTAATTCGTTCTTAGAAAAGTTATAA
- the fbp gene encoding class 1 fructose-bisphosphatase — MEERNKTLGEFIIENQKAFQYSSGELSRIINSIRLAAKVVNYKVNKAGLVDIIGAAGEQNIQGEDQQKLDVYANEVFIQTLINREIVCGIASEENDDFITVQGSDNCHNNKYVILMDPLDGSSNIDVNVSVGTIFSVFRRITPIGTPVTAEDFLQPGINQVAAGYVIYGTSTMLVYTTGYGVNGFTLNPAIGTFYLSHPNMKFPENGNIYSVNEGNYVHFPQGVKNYIKYCQREEEDRPYTSRYIGSLVADFHRNMIKGGIYIYPTSSKAPKGKLRLLYECNPMAFIAEQAGGKATDGFGRIMEIEPTELHQRVPFFCGSKSMVEKAEEFMAAE; from the coding sequence ATGGAAGAACGCAATAAAACACTGGGAGAGTTTATTATTGAGAACCAAAAAGCATTTCAGTATTCGTCGGGAGAACTTTCCCGAATTATCAACTCTATACGTTTGGCTGCAAAAGTGGTCAACTATAAAGTAAACAAAGCCGGACTGGTGGATATTATCGGCGCTGCAGGCGAACAGAATATCCAGGGAGAAGACCAGCAGAAATTAGATGTCTATGCAAACGAAGTATTTATCCAGACGTTAATAAACCGTGAGATTGTCTGTGGTATTGCTTCTGAAGAAAACGACGATTTTATTACAGTTCAGGGGAGCGACAACTGTCATAATAATAAGTACGTGATCTTAATGGATCCGCTTGACGGATCTTCAAACATTGATGTGAATGTTTCTGTGGGAACTATTTTTTCTGTTTTTAGAAGAATTACCCCAATTGGAACTCCGGTAACAGCCGAAGATTTTTTACAACCGGGTATCAATCAGGTTGCTGCAGGTTATGTAATTTACGGAACCTCGACCATGCTGGTGTATACCACTGGTTATGGCGTAAACGGATTTACACTAAATCCGGCGATTGGCACCTTTTACCTTTCGCATCCTAATATGAAGTTTCCTGAAAACGGAAATATCTATTCGGTAAACGAAGGAAATTATGTTCACTTTCCGCAGGGAGTAAAAAATTACATTAAATACTGCCAGCGTGAAGAAGAGGACAGACCGTATACTTCAAGATATATAGGAAGTCTGGTTGCCGATTTTCATCGAAATATGATTAAAGGCGGTATTTATATTTATCCAACAAGTTCAAAAGCACCAAAAGGGAAACTGCGTTTGTTGTACGAATGTAATCCAATGGCATTTATTGCAGAACAAGCCGGAGGAAAAGCCACAGATGGTTTTGGAAGAATCATGGAAATTGAACCAACAGAACTGCACCAAAGAGTTCCGTTTTTCTGCGGAAGCAAAAGTATGGTAGAAAAAGCTGAGGAGTTTATGGCTGCCGAATAA
- a CDS encoding TerB family tellurite resistance protein → MPFSELFDNEFKQRNRGHFSAIVRVAFADGKINPQEQEFLDKIASTLQISEDEYKEILVDPWKHPINPPYLYTQRLERLYDLARMVHVDHHLGDLQEVMLRRMGLALGFTPGNVNYIVAKALSLVDKKVDLDTFLFEMENMNK, encoded by the coding sequence ATGCCATTTTCAGAATTATTTGACAACGAATTCAAGCAGAGAAACAGAGGGCATTTCTCTGCAATTGTGCGCGTAGCTTTTGCTGACGGCAAAATAAATCCACAGGAACAGGAGTTTTTGGATAAAATTGCTTCGACATTACAAATTTCAGAAGACGAATACAAAGAAATTCTTGTTGATCCGTGGAAACATCCTATAAACCCTCCGTATTTATATACACAGCGTTTGGAACGTTTGTATGATTTGGCCAGAATGGTACATGTTGACCATCATTTAGGAGATCTTCAGGAGGTAATGTTAAGACGTATGGGACTGGCTCTAGGATTTACTCCGGGAAATGTAAACTATATTGTGGCAAAAGCGCTTTCTTTAGTAGATAAAAAAGTAGATTTAGATACTTTCTTATTTGAAATGGAAAATATGAACAAATAA
- a CDS encoding HupE/UreJ family protein has protein sequence MSQFWIYFQIGLKHVLDINAYDHVLFLIALTVPYTFKDWKRILILVSVFTIGHTIALILSVFGIVTIKVNLVEFLIPITILITALYHLFTAGKTSKNDSINLVFFITLFFGIIHGLGFSNYFKTILGGSATSKLLPLGEFALGIEAAQLIVVFIVLVISYIVQTVFRFSKRDWALVMSAFIIGVVIPMIIESPIWNR, from the coding sequence ATGTCACAATTTTGGATTTATTTTCAAATAGGATTGAAGCATGTTTTAGATATCAATGCCTACGATCACGTTCTTTTTTTAATAGCCTTAACTGTTCCGTATACTTTTAAAGACTGGAAACGCATTTTAATCTTAGTTTCGGTATTTACAATTGGGCATACCATTGCTTTAATACTTTCGGTTTTTGGCATCGTTACAATAAAAGTGAACCTGGTTGAGTTTTTAATTCCAATTACGATTTTAATAACAGCTCTTTATCACTTGTTTACGGCAGGAAAGACTTCTAAAAATGATAGTATAAATCTGGTATTTTTTATAACTTTATTCTTTGGAATTATTCACGGTTTAGGATTCTCTAATTATTTCAAAACAATTTTAGGAGGGTCTGCAACGTCAAAATTATTACCTTTGGGAGAGTTTGCCTTAGGGATAGAAGCCGCACAGCTGATAGTAGTTTTTATTGTACTGGTAATTTCATATATAGTGCAGACTGTTTTTCGTTTTTCAAAACGCGACTGGGCACTTGTAATGTCGGCTTTCATTATTGGAGTTGTAATTCCGATGATTATCGAAAGTCCGATCTGGAACAGATAA